From a region of the Carbonactinospora thermoautotrophica genome:
- a CDS encoding helix-turn-helix domain-containing protein: protein MSHGRACAARIRERAAHEGWPLIHTAAQIATCCQVPPLRAWRLAHGMPLEEAARRLIEICAETGLRQPKLHKGDLSKYELGRTPVPVWMIDPLCRLYRARPDWLGFGGDYSQGDPDATQATPFRTPFPLDKPDHGGHRKSHSLSFSGIGGSDDMRRRELLHQMLVTSGLVLTPSHLVATEQTRQRLHEATTGSGIPADILDRLEGLIPGYERRFYELAPVPRLGALLTDFDEVAHWLGHRLPVMTQRRLWRVAAHLAELTADTLYVLGQGRHGAAWLTTARTAADEAGDRTVATWVRASQAVHAVLDEDDPARGLAYVQEAQGLSRTPSPGTVLAFAMEASAHAKRGDDAATHFAFSRAKDALERVPAQQQRSGIWGYQDRKLQAAISNAMTRLGRTREARAAQTEVFRQYPAHSLTYVTARFDQAKCLIHDKDFDAGCASAARTLLDLSPEYRTPLVLNRAREVLLLLPEKHRNRPAATELRDILTTAQRA from the coding sequence ATGAGCCACGGCAGGGCATGCGCGGCGCGGATCAGGGAACGCGCCGCACACGAAGGCTGGCCACTGATCCACACCGCCGCCCAGATCGCCACCTGCTGCCAGGTGCCGCCGCTGCGGGCCTGGCGGCTGGCCCACGGCATGCCGCTGGAGGAGGCCGCCCGGCGGCTCATCGAAATCTGCGCCGAGACCGGCCTGCGCCAACCCAAACTGCACAAGGGTGATTTGAGCAAATACGAGCTGGGCCGCACCCCGGTGCCGGTGTGGATGATCGACCCCCTCTGCCGGCTGTACCGGGCGCGTCCGGACTGGCTCGGCTTCGGCGGCGACTACAGCCAGGGCGACCCGGACGCGACCCAGGCCACGCCCTTCCGGACCCCTTTCCCCCTCGACAAACCGGATCACGGCGGTCACCGTAAGAGCCACAGCCTGTCCTTCAGCGGCATCGGAGGCTCCGACGACATGCGCCGCCGCGAACTGCTCCACCAGATGTTGGTCACCTCCGGACTCGTTCTCACGCCGAGCCACCTGGTCGCCACCGAGCAGACCCGGCAACGCCTGCACGAGGCCACCACCGGCAGCGGCATCCCCGCCGACATCCTCGACCGGCTCGAAGGCCTGATCCCCGGCTACGAGCGGCGCTTCTACGAGCTGGCCCCCGTTCCCCGGCTCGGCGCGCTGCTCACCGACTTCGACGAGGTGGCCCACTGGCTTGGCCACCGGCTCCCGGTGATGACGCAGCGCCGCCTGTGGCGCGTCGCCGCGCACCTCGCCGAACTCACCGCGGACACCCTGTACGTGCTGGGGCAAGGCCGGCACGGCGCCGCCTGGCTCACCACTGCCCGCACCGCCGCCGACGAGGCAGGAGACCGTACGGTCGCCACCTGGGTGCGCGCCAGCCAGGCGGTTCACGCAGTGCTGGACGAGGACGATCCGGCACGCGGGCTGGCGTACGTGCAGGAGGCCCAGGGATTGAGCCGTACTCCCAGTCCAGGCACCGTACTCGCCTTCGCCATGGAAGCGAGCGCACATGCCAAACGCGGCGATGACGCGGCGACTCACTTCGCGTTCAGCCGAGCCAAAGACGCGCTGGAACGTGTGCCTGCACAGCAGCAGCGGTCAGGGATCTGGGGCTACCAGGACCGCAAGCTCCAGGCCGCGATCAGCAACGCGATGACCCGGCTCGGCCGGACCCGCGAGGCTCGTGCGGCTCAGACGGAGGTCTTCCGGCAGTACCCGGCACACTCGCTCACCTACGTGACAGCCCGCTTCGACCAGGCCAAGTGCCTCATCCACGACAAGGACTTCGACGCCGGCTGCGCCTCGGCCGCCCGCACCCTGCTCGACCTGTCTCCTGAGTACCGCACCCCGCTGGTCCTCAACCGGGCGCGGGAGGTCCTGCTGCTCCTGCCCGAAAAACACCGCAACCGCCCCGCCGCCACCGAACTGCGCGACATCCTCACCACGGCACAGCGCGCGTAG
- the ilvA gene encoding threonine ammonia-lyase, protein MSTATSPVGLDDVVRAQKLLAGICRVTPLEGSRWLSERVGGPVFLKCENLQRAGSFKIRGAYVRIANLTPEERARGVVAASAGNHAQGVALAAALLGARSTVFMPVGAPLPKVAATQAYGAEVRFHGHTVDESLVAATGYAKETGAVFIHPFDHPDVVAGQGTVGLEILDQCPDVRTIVVSTGGGGLLAGVAAAVKAQRPEVKVVGVQAETAAAYPASLAAGHPVALESLQTMADGIAVGRPGDVPFTIIREFVDGVRTVSEESLSRSLLLLLERAKLVVEPAGAAAVAAILDEPHAFEPPVVAVLSGGNVDPLLLLRVLRHGLAAAGRYLSLRVRLQDRPGALARLLSELAATDVNVLDVMHLRTNPKLHVDEVEVALQLETRGPRHCNEVLTRLRSAGYHLTFS, encoded by the coding sequence ATGTCAACGGCGACCTCGCCCGTGGGCCTCGACGACGTGGTGCGGGCGCAGAAGCTCCTGGCCGGGATCTGCCGGGTCACCCCGCTGGAAGGTTCGCGCTGGCTGAGCGAGCGCGTCGGCGGGCCGGTCTTCCTCAAGTGCGAGAACTTGCAGCGCGCCGGCTCCTTCAAGATCCGCGGCGCGTACGTCCGCATCGCCAACCTGACCCCGGAGGAACGCGCCCGGGGCGTCGTCGCCGCGAGCGCCGGCAACCACGCCCAGGGCGTCGCCCTGGCCGCCGCCCTGCTCGGCGCCAGGTCCACCGTCTTCATGCCGGTCGGCGCCCCGCTGCCCAAGGTCGCCGCCACCCAGGCCTACGGGGCCGAGGTCCGTTTCCACGGCCACACCGTCGACGAGAGCCTGGTCGCCGCCACCGGGTACGCGAAGGAGACCGGGGCGGTGTTCATCCACCCGTTCGACCACCCGGACGTGGTCGCCGGCCAGGGCACCGTAGGCCTGGAGATCCTCGACCAGTGCCCGGACGTCCGCACGATCGTCGTCAGCACCGGCGGCGGTGGCCTGCTCGCCGGCGTCGCCGCCGCGGTCAAGGCGCAGCGCCCCGAGGTCAAGGTGGTCGGCGTCCAGGCCGAGACGGCCGCCGCGTACCCGGCCTCGCTCGCCGCCGGCCACCCCGTCGCCCTGGAGTCCCTGCAGACCATGGCCGACGGCATCGCGGTCGGCCGGCCGGGCGACGTGCCGTTCACGATCATCCGCGAGTTCGTCGACGGGGTCCGCACGGTCTCCGAGGAGTCCCTGTCCCGCTCCCTGCTCCTGCTGCTGGAGCGAGCCAAGCTCGTCGTCGAGCCCGCCGGGGCCGCCGCCGTGGCCGCGATCCTGGACGAGCCGCACGCGTTCGAGCCCCCGGTCGTCGCCGTCCTGTCCGGTGGCAACGTGGACCCGCTCCTGCTGCTCCGCGTGCTGCGCCACGGCCTCGCCGCCGCCGGCCGCTACCTCTCGCTGCGGGTCCGCCTCCAGGACCGCCCCGGCGCGCTGGCTCGCCTGCTCTCGGAGCTGGCCGCCACCGACGTCAACGTCCTCGACGTCATGCACCTGCGCACCAACCCGAAGCTGCACGTGGACGAGGTCGAGGTCGCCCTGCAGCTGGAGACCCGCGGCCCCCGCCACTGCAACGAGGTCCTCACCCGCCTGCGCTCCGCCGGTTACCACCTGACGTTCTCCTGA
- a CDS encoding MarR family winged helix-turn-helix transcriptional regulator, with product MPTDQLHELYAGLFRVVVQIKRWSHPQEEVDPPCLGVLFCASRLGEVRMSELAQEMLLDLSTVSRHVRTLVQEGYLERTEDPDDRRACRLRVTDRGRQALQRARELRAAALGEVLASWPAKDRDDLTRLLNRLADDLESKARERAATR from the coding sequence GTGCCCACAGACCAGCTGCACGAGCTGTACGCCGGCCTCTTCCGGGTCGTGGTGCAGATCAAGCGGTGGTCACACCCGCAGGAGGAGGTCGACCCGCCGTGCCTCGGCGTGCTGTTCTGCGCGTCGAGACTCGGCGAGGTCCGCATGTCCGAGCTCGCGCAGGAGATGCTGCTCGACCTGTCCACGGTCAGCCGGCACGTGCGCACCCTCGTCCAGGAGGGCTACCTGGAGCGCACCGAGGACCCGGACGACCGGCGCGCCTGCCGGCTGCGGGTGACCGACCGCGGGCGCCAGGCCCTCCAGCGGGCCCGGGAACTGCGGGCCGCGGCGCTCGGCGAGGTGCTCGCGAGTTGGCCGGCCAAGGACCGGGACGACCTGACCAGACTGCTCAACCGGTTGGCGGATGACTTGGAGAGCAAGGCGAGGGAGAGAGCAGCAACCCGATGA
- a CDS encoding MDR family MFS transporter translates to MTETATPRERSTDPYPARMTHRQIMIVLSGLMLGLLLAALDQSIVGTAMPTIVGEFHALEHISWTVTAYLLTSTAVTPLYGKISDLYGRRPVYLFAITVFLLGSALCGMAHSMGQLIAFRAVQGLGAGGLMALTFTIIGDIIPPRERGRYQGYFGAVWGLSSVAGPLLGGFFTEHLSWRWIFYINLPIGAVALLVTSTVLRVRLPRREHSIDYLGAALLVAGVSLILLYTSWSGPEKGWGAASGLELLGAGIVLLALFVGWEARAKEPILPLRLFRNSVFTTTSATGFVVGLAMFGALIFIPMYLQVVKGATPTDSGLLMLPMVLGILTTSIASGQLITRIGRYKVFPIIGTALVTVSMLLFTRLEVSTPYWESSLYMFLTGAGLGLVMQVLVVAAQNAADPRDMGTVTSATTFFRSMGGTFGTALFGAVLTSRLPHYLPAGAPPEVAEHVSGSPEMIRQLPPQIRDITTGAFVHALQDVFLVAAPITLAAFVLAWTIKELPLRGHGPAQGKAEPAELGL, encoded by the coding sequence ATGACCGAGACGGCAACCCCGCGCGAGCGATCGACGGACCCGTACCCGGCGCGCATGACCCATCGCCAGATCATGATCGTGCTCAGCGGCCTCATGCTCGGGCTGCTGCTCGCCGCCCTTGACCAGAGCATCGTCGGCACGGCCATGCCCACGATCGTCGGCGAGTTCCACGCCCTGGAGCACATCTCCTGGACCGTGACCGCCTACCTGCTGACGTCCACGGCGGTGACCCCGCTGTACGGGAAGATCTCCGACCTGTACGGCCGGCGGCCGGTCTACCTGTTCGCGATCACGGTCTTCCTGCTGGGCTCGGCGCTGTGCGGCATGGCGCACAGCATGGGCCAGCTCATCGCGTTCCGGGCCGTCCAGGGGCTGGGAGCGGGCGGCCTGATGGCGCTCACGTTCACCATCATCGGCGACATCATCCCGCCCCGGGAGCGGGGCCGGTACCAGGGCTACTTCGGCGCGGTCTGGGGCCTCTCCAGCGTGGCCGGCCCGCTGCTCGGCGGGTTCTTCACCGAGCACCTGAGCTGGCGCTGGATCTTCTACATCAACCTGCCGATCGGGGCGGTCGCCCTGCTGGTCACCAGCACCGTACTGCGCGTCCGGCTGCCACGCCGGGAGCACTCGATCGACTACCTGGGTGCGGCGCTGCTGGTGGCCGGGGTCAGCCTGATCCTGCTGTACACCTCCTGGAGCGGGCCGGAGAAGGGCTGGGGCGCGGCCAGCGGCCTGGAGCTGCTCGGCGCCGGCATCGTGCTCCTGGCCCTGTTCGTGGGCTGGGAGGCGCGGGCCAAGGAGCCGATCCTGCCGCTGCGGCTGTTCCGCAACAGCGTGTTCACCACGACCAGCGCGACCGGGTTCGTGGTCGGCCTGGCGATGTTCGGGGCGCTCATCTTCATCCCGATGTACCTGCAGGTGGTGAAGGGCGCCACGCCGACCGACTCGGGTCTGCTCATGCTGCCGATGGTGCTCGGCATCCTGACCACGTCGATCGCGTCCGGCCAGCTCATCACCAGGATCGGCCGGTACAAGGTCTTCCCGATCATCGGCACCGCCCTGGTGACCGTGTCGATGCTGCTGTTCACCCGGCTGGAGGTGAGCACCCCGTACTGGGAGTCGAGCCTGTACATGTTCCTGACCGGGGCCGGGCTCGGCTTGGTCATGCAGGTCCTGGTGGTCGCCGCGCAGAACGCCGCCGACCCGCGGGACATGGGCACGGTCACGTCGGCGACCACGTTCTTCCGGTCCATGGGCGGTACGTTCGGCACGGCACTGTTCGGCGCGGTCCTGACCAGCCGGCTCCCCCACTACCTGCCGGCCGGAGCCCCGCCGGAAGTGGCCGAACACGTGTCCGGCAGCCCGGAGATGATCCGGCAACTGCCGCCGCAGATCCGGGACATCACCACCGGCGCGTTCGTCCACGCCCTCCAGGACGTGTTCCTGGTCGCCGCGCCGATCACACTCGCCGCGTTCGTCCTGGCGTGGACCATCAAGGAGCTGCCGCTGCGCGGCCACGGCCCCGCCCAGGGGAAGGCCGAGCCGGCGGAGCTCGGGCTCTGA
- a CDS encoding ROK family protein — protein MTDRPVLAINIGGVRLAAAAVDSGGRVSAAVRLATPTGPVVDAEVLWRTVLALIDQVRVRSGERDFAGVGVGCGGPMQWPAGEVSPLHLPAWRNFPLRKRLQEEFPHVPVRVHNDAICVAVGEHWRGAGRGVHNVLGVVVSAGVGGGLILDGRLVNGSSGNAGHLGHVIVDSGGPPCSCGGRGCLEAYVSGPVLVQWAASQGWRIGGTVRELAVDAERGHPVAQAAIRRAGDALGVAIASVTNLCDLDVVALGGDFSTSFPLLFGPLEEAFSRHVWATYARQVRIVPAELGQEAGLVGAAALVLAGDKYWSVD, from the coding sequence ATGACTGACCGCCCCGTCCTGGCGATCAACATCGGGGGCGTCAGACTCGCCGCCGCCGCGGTGGACTCCGGTGGCCGGGTGTCCGCGGCCGTGCGCCTGGCCACTCCCACGGGGCCCGTCGTCGACGCGGAGGTGTTGTGGCGAACCGTGCTCGCGCTCATCGACCAGGTCCGGGTGCGGTCCGGCGAGCGGGACTTCGCCGGGGTGGGTGTCGGCTGCGGAGGGCCGATGCAGTGGCCGGCCGGCGAGGTGTCGCCGCTGCACCTCCCGGCCTGGCGGAACTTCCCGCTGCGCAAGCGCCTTCAAGAAGAGTTTCCGCACGTGCCGGTGCGGGTCCACAACGACGCGATCTGCGTCGCGGTCGGTGAGCACTGGCGGGGTGCCGGGCGCGGCGTGCACAACGTGCTCGGCGTGGTCGTCTCCGCCGGTGTCGGCGGGGGCCTGATCTTGGACGGCCGGCTGGTCAACGGATCGTCCGGCAATGCCGGGCACTTGGGTCACGTGATCGTGGACTCCGGCGGCCCGCCCTGCTCGTGCGGCGGCCGCGGCTGCCTGGAGGCGTACGTGAGCGGGCCGGTGCTGGTCCAGTGGGCCGCCTCGCAGGGCTGGCGGATCGGCGGGACCGTACGCGAGCTGGCCGTCGACGCCGAGCGCGGCCATCCGGTCGCACAGGCCGCGATACGGCGGGCCGGCGACGCGCTCGGCGTCGCGATCGCCTCGGTGACCAACCTATGCGACCTGGATGTGGTGGCGCTCGGCGGCGACTTCTCGACCTCGTTCCCCCTGTTGTTCGGCCCGCTGGAGGAGGCGTTCAGCCGCCACGTCTGGGCGACGTACGCCCGCCAGGTGCGGATCGTCCCGGCCGAGCTGGGTCAGGAAGCCGGCCTCGTCGGCGCGGCCGCTCTCGTCCTGGCGGGCGACAAGTACTGGTCGGTGGACTGA
- a CDS encoding FIST signal transduction protein encodes MASFGDGLAVEPDLIRAARDATDQALAPLAGEAPDLVCVFVCAEDPDDVAAAAEVVLEESDAGVLLGCSAGGVIGASRGVEMLPSVSVWAAQLPGVNLSGFYLDAIHGTDSIAVVGMPDIEADAEVAVLLADPYTFPADGFIEKSNELLPGLPIVGGLATGLTGEGSTRLILDDEVYDRGAVGVVINGTLGSDVAVRTLVSQGCRPIGPTLAVTKAVDNVLLELAGMPALAKLEQILEDLPPSDQLLVQQGLHIGITIDEYGEHHERGDFLVRQVIGADSVNDAVVIGDVVEVGQTVRFHVRDAHTAEEDLRQMLAAFREQAGIDPVEGALLFSCNGRGANLFATADHDVLAVQEGLKTRGVAGFFAAGEIGPVGGRNHVHGFTASILAFGTPTGRPALGESHD; translated from the coding sequence ATGGCGAGCTTTGGTGACGGCCTGGCCGTCGAACCTGACCTCATCCGGGCTGCTCGGGACGCCACGGACCAGGCGCTCGCCCCCCTCGCGGGGGAGGCGCCGGACCTGGTGTGCGTTTTCGTGTGTGCCGAAGACCCCGACGATGTCGCGGCGGCTGCCGAGGTGGTGCTGGAGGAGTCCGACGCGGGCGTCCTCCTCGGTTGCTCTGCGGGCGGGGTCATCGGCGCGAGCCGCGGGGTGGAGATGTTGCCGTCCGTCAGCGTCTGGGCGGCTCAGTTGCCCGGGGTCAACCTGAGCGGGTTCTACCTCGACGCGATCCACGGGACCGACAGCATCGCCGTGGTGGGCATGCCGGACATCGAGGCGGACGCTGAGGTCGCCGTGCTGCTCGCCGACCCGTACACCTTCCCCGCCGACGGGTTCATCGAGAAGTCCAACGAGCTGCTGCCTGGGTTGCCGATCGTCGGGGGGCTGGCGACCGGGCTCACCGGCGAGGGGAGCACCCGGCTGATCCTGGACGACGAGGTGTACGACCGGGGCGCGGTGGGCGTGGTGATCAACGGGACGCTCGGCAGCGATGTCGCGGTGCGTACCCTGGTCAGCCAGGGCTGCCGCCCGATCGGCCCCACCCTGGCGGTCACCAAGGCCGTGGACAACGTGCTGCTCGAGCTGGCCGGCATGCCGGCGCTCGCCAAGCTCGAGCAGATCCTCGAGGACCTGCCACCGTCCGACCAGTTGCTGGTCCAGCAGGGCCTGCACATCGGCATCACGATCGACGAGTACGGCGAGCACCACGAGCGCGGCGACTTCCTGGTCCGCCAGGTGATCGGCGCCGACTCGGTGAACGACGCGGTCGTGATCGGCGACGTGGTCGAGGTGGGGCAGACCGTGCGGTTCCACGTGCGGGACGCGCACACCGCCGAGGAGGACCTGCGCCAGATGCTCGCCGCCTTCCGCGAGCAGGCCGGGATCGACCCGGTGGAGGGAGCGCTGCTGTTCTCCTGCAATGGGCGCGGCGCGAACCTGTTCGCCACCGCGGACCACGACGTGCTGGCCGTGCAGGAGGGCCTGAAGACCCGCGGCGTGGCCGGGTTCTTCGCCGCGGGCGAGATCGGCCCGGTCGGCGGGCGCAACCACGTACACGGCTTTACCGCTTCCATCCTCGCGTTCGGCACGCCCACGGGCAGGCCTGCCTTGGGAGAGAGCCATGACTGA
- a CDS encoding superoxide dismutase encodes MAVYTLPDLPYDYAALEPAISGEILELHHAKHHAAYVKGANDTLERLAEARDKGQYDSLVGLEKTLAFNLSGHVLHSIFWQNLSPDGGDRPEGELADAIEEHFGSFEAFKSQLTTATTTVQGSGWGVLAYEPAGRRLIVQQVYDHHGNVGIGSVPLLVFDAWEHAYYLQYRNVRPDYVAKLWDLVNWADVAARYHAATAGTPAP; translated from the coding sequence ATGGCCGTCTACACGCTGCCGGACCTGCCCTACGACTACGCCGCGCTGGAGCCGGCGATCAGCGGAGAGATCCTGGAACTCCACCACGCCAAGCACCACGCCGCCTACGTCAAGGGCGCCAACGACACCCTGGAGCGGCTCGCCGAGGCCCGCGACAAGGGGCAGTACGATTCGCTGGTCGGGCTGGAGAAGACGCTCGCGTTCAACCTGTCCGGGCACGTGCTGCACTCGATCTTCTGGCAGAACCTCTCCCCCGACGGCGGAGACCGCCCCGAGGGGGAGCTGGCCGACGCGATCGAGGAGCACTTCGGGAGCTTCGAGGCCTTCAAGTCCCAGCTGACGACCGCGACCACGACCGTGCAGGGATCGGGCTGGGGCGTGCTCGCCTACGAACCCGCCGGGCGTCGGCTGATCGTGCAGCAGGTGTACGACCACCACGGCAACGTCGGCATCGGCAGCGTCCCGCTGCTGGTCTTCGACGCCTGGGAGCACGCCTACTACCTGCAGTACCGCAACGTCCGCCCCGACTACGTCGCCAAGCTGTGGGACCTGGTCAACTGGGCCGACGTCGCCGCCCGCTACCACGCCGCCACGGCCGGCACCCCCGCACCGTGA
- a CDS encoding GNAT family N-acetyltransferase, with amino-acid sequence MPPHEASRYADQIKRLAFEAFSGPPWNETPAHAALLAARFLDDTTRPGFLLAWVEHQAGEPVGFAYGLASWHLAIHAGHTVSPWSHPPFELREIAVAQRFRGQGIGALLHDAVLSATPPRPRWLVTHPAATAALALYRHRGWRAVRLVRGPDSDALRLIMMRPR; translated from the coding sequence GTGCCACCTCACGAGGCTTCGCGCTACGCCGACCAGATCAAGCGGCTGGCCTTCGAGGCGTTCTCCGGGCCGCCTTGGAACGAAACACCCGCCCACGCCGCGCTCCTCGCAGCCAGGTTCCTCGACGACACCACCCGGCCCGGCTTCCTGCTGGCCTGGGTCGAACACCAAGCCGGCGAACCCGTCGGCTTCGCCTACGGCCTGGCCTCCTGGCACCTCGCCATCCACGCCGGGCACACCGTATCGCCCTGGTCGCATCCGCCCTTCGAGCTGCGCGAGATCGCGGTCGCACAACGCTTTCGGGGCCAGGGGATCGGTGCGTTGCTGCACGACGCCGTCCTGTCAGCCACGCCGCCTCGACCGCGGTGGCTGGTGACGCATCCGGCGGCCACCGCCGCCCTGGCGCTCTACCGCCACCGCGGCTGGCGGGCGGTACGACTGGTGCGAGGTCCTGACAGCGACGCCCTGCGCCTCATCATGATGAGACCACGCTGA
- a CDS encoding glycoside hydrolase family 88/105 protein, which produces MGTPADELRQTLRRLVRRTQEMGLEPWLWGEGVALLGLMHAADALGDPEPLRFVRGWADRHLCAGYHVEHVNNVIPGAALVLLHEQTGEPRYLEEAEKLADWVMHTAERAPNGALFHWPDGVWVDTVFMAGALLSRLGARTGRIDMVDEAGRQLLTHAEILRDPGTGLFAHGSHMGRTLPCYWGRGNAWMALACVEFLEACSAAHTMAGTVRWLLESQAAALVALQPPDGIWPVLVDGAVARPETSGAAGIAAAWLRAWRNGWLDDSVHDAAWRVIEALARYIAADGALTRVSAGTVLQLIPDGYAVIRDDEIQPWGQGLAMMAYAAALEAAA; this is translated from the coding sequence GTGGGAACGCCGGCGGACGAGCTCCGGCAGACGCTGCGGCGGCTGGTGCGGCGCACCCAGGAAATGGGGCTGGAGCCGTGGCTGTGGGGCGAGGGGGTGGCACTGCTCGGGCTGATGCACGCAGCCGACGCGCTCGGCGACCCCGAGCCGCTGCGGTTCGTCCGCGGCTGGGCCGACCGGCACCTGTGCGCCGGGTACCACGTCGAGCACGTCAACAACGTCATCCCCGGCGCCGCCCTGGTCCTGCTGCACGAGCAGACCGGCGAGCCCCGCTACCTGGAGGAGGCGGAGAAACTCGCCGACTGGGTCATGCACACCGCCGAGCGCGCCCCCAACGGCGCGCTGTTCCACTGGCCGGACGGGGTGTGGGTCGACACCGTGTTCATGGCCGGCGCGCTGCTGTCCCGGCTGGGCGCCCGTACCGGCCGGATCGACATGGTGGACGAGGCCGGCCGGCAGCTGCTCACCCACGCCGAGATCCTGCGCGATCCCGGCACCGGCCTGTTCGCGCACGGCTCGCACATGGGCCGGACCCTGCCCTGCTACTGGGGCCGCGGCAACGCCTGGATGGCGCTGGCCTGCGTGGAGTTCCTGGAAGCCTGTTCGGCCGCGCACACCATGGCCGGCACCGTGCGCTGGCTGCTGGAGTCGCAGGCGGCCGCCCTGGTCGCGCTGCAGCCGCCGGACGGGATCTGGCCGGTGCTGGTGGACGGCGCCGTCGCGCGCCCGGAGACCTCGGGCGCGGCCGGCATCGCCGCGGCCTGGCTGCGCGCGTGGCGGAACGGCTGGTTGGACGACTCGGTCCACGACGCCGCCTGGCGGGTGATCGAGGCGCTTGCCCGGTACATCGCCGCCGACGGCGCCCTGACCCGGGTGTCCGCGGGCACGGTGCTCCAGCTCATCCCCGACGGGTACGCGGTGATCCGCGACGACGAGATCCAGCCCTGGGGCCAGGGCCTGGCCATGATGGCGTACGCGGCCGCGCTGGAGGCCGCGGCCTGA